A region from the Hydra vulgaris chromosome 10, alternate assembly HydraT2T_AEP genome encodes:
- the LOC136086453 gene encoding uncharacterized protein LOC136086453, giving the protein MKAIKVIFKENAEIVIASSSNFLDFCAAVRETFNLPTIEEVKWNSCKVNASRFAALLNEQNVEFTIQAPQLVDILNSQQVSFELNKADTAQSSPLCQFSSIVNDYVDFVVPSNKINWNFKKQCIAEECHVNVVQPPVSQLSISVAQYMAEECRVNVVHPPVRQISSSTSSSSSPNTPKTPRKVINYNCSVCYCKTSTYNFMLHHLKLHGNQAAVFCEICLSKFKSLSGFLKHSKCSINQINICTIENEVENDVVNQIGNTKINEDYLGALALHLQGKHRCAQNVLNIIFSNLKEMLSVLNVDIEALKATCDKLSTQYLREKYYKNNLQTPTAKVFGLNKQGCIIPFIEILSFLLQSQEINDFTAVNGDTNHMKIIIYWDDLGITNPLGKARKKQKMFVFYFQILNIPSLYRGRTSSIFPLIFTLTKWVKDKYFYSILFSDYISSISQPENGIVIKVRGVSKIITVKVVYFSGDFLSANAIGGFKEGLRNCRNCNSTRQQMKDFSNHEECSIRNAPEHMIRLTELNSGLSKADKSKWSKYYGIVSKSILSNIPGFDVTKQLLFDPMHDLLEGFIPLQLELFLLYAIQNNFFTLKEINDWLQGLNLENTSEISQTCTTTLLNGTVVKRKWLR; this is encoded by the exons ttcGTGAAACCTTCAATTTGCCCACGATTGAAGAAGTCAAGTGGAATAGCTGTAAAGTAAATGCTAGTAGATTTGCTGCTCTTCTCAACGAACAAAATGTAGAGTTTACTATTCAAGCTCCACAACTTGTTGATATTTTAAACTCTCAACAAGTTAGTTTTGAGTTAAATAAGGCTGACACAGCTCAATCATCACCGTTATGCCAATTTTCATCTATTGTAAATGATTACGTAGATTTTGTTGTACCAtcgaataaaataaattggaactttaaaaaacaatgtattgCTGAAGAATGTCATGTAAATGTTGTTCAGCCTCCGGTAAGTCAACTATCTATATCAGTTGCACAATATATGGCTGAAGAATGTCGTGTTAATGTTGTTCACCCTCCGGTAAGACAAATATCTTCATCAACTTCTTCATCTTCATCTCCAAACACACCCAAGACACCACGAAAAGTGATAAACTATAACTGTTCTGTTTGTTATTGTAAAACTTCaacttataattttatgcttcaTCACTTAAAACTGCATGGCAACCAAGCAGCcgttttttgtgaaatttgtttgtccaaatttaaaagtctttcagGTTTCCTGAAGCATTCCAAATGTTCCATTAACCAGATCAATATCTGTACTATTGAAAATGAAGTTGAAAACGATGTTGTGAACCAAATTGGtaacacaaaaattaatgaagatTATTTAGGAGCTTTGGCATTACATTTACAAGGAAAGCACAGATGtgctcaaaatgttttaaacataattttcagTAATTTAAAGGAGATGCTTTCTGTATTAAATGTTGACATTGAGGCTTTAAAAGCTACTTGTGATAAACTGTCAACACAATATTTACGAGAAAAGtattataagaataatttaCAGACTCCAACTGCAAAAGTGTTTGGTCTGAATAAGCAAGGTTGTATAATTCCTTTCATTGAAATATTGTCTTTCCTATTACAATCTCAGGAAATTAATGACTTTACAGCTGTGAATGGGGACACAAACCACatgaaaattataatatattggGATGACCTTGGAATAACAAATCCTTTAGGAAAGGCgcgtaaaaagcaaaaaatgtttgtattttactttCAAATCTTAAACATCCCTTCATTGTATCGTGGTAGAACGTCTTCTATCTTTCCGTTAATTTTTACTCTTACTAAATGggtaaaagataaatatttttacagtatTCTTTTTAGCGATTATATTTCCTCCATAAGCCAGCCGGAAAATGGAATCGTAATTAAAGTCAGGGGTGTTTCCAAAATAATTACAGTTAAAGTAGTATACTTCTCAGGTGACTTTCTTTCTGCAAATGCAATTGGAGGTTTTAAAGAAGGTTTAAGAAATTGCAGAAATTGTAACTCAACCAGACAACAAATGAAAGATTTTTCTAACCATGAAGAATGCAGTATTCGCAACGCTCCTGAACATATGATACGTTTGACTGAACTAAACTCTGGTTTAAGCAAAGCTGATAAATCAAAATGGTCTAAATACTATGGCATTGTTTCAAAAAGTATACTGTCAAACATTCCGGGATTTGATGTGACAAAACAGCTTTTATTTGATCCTATGCATGATTTGTTGGAAGGTTTCATTCCGCTTCAGTTagagttatttttgttgtatgccattcagaacaatttttttactttaaaagaaataaatgattggCTGCAAGGGTTAAATTTAGAAAACACTTCTGAGATAAGTCAAACATGCACCA CTACCTTGTTAAATGGTACAGTAGTCAAGAGGAAATGGCTGAGGTAA